The Antarcticibacterium flavum genome contains the following window.
TTACCCCAACCAGGGCAGAGGTTAATGACGTGGCAAACTCTGTAATGGATGGTGCAGATGCTGTAATGTTAAGCGGGGAAACCTCTGTTGGGAATTACCCTGTGCAGGTGATCCAGAAGATGACACAGATCATTAAGAGTGTGGAGAATTCACCGTTGATCAAGGTGCCTCATGACCCACCACATATTAGAACAAGGAGATATATTACAAAAGCCGTTTGTTATCACGCTGCTATTATGGCAAATGAGATCAAGGCCAAGGCTATTTGTACCTTGACAAACAGTGGGTATACCGCATTCCAGATATCTGCCTGGAGGCCAGAATCCAATATACTTGTTTTTACATCAAACAGGAGAATTCTTTCCCAGTTGAGTTTATTATGGGGAGTAAGGGCATTTTTCTATGATAAATATGCCAGTACCGATGAGACTATTGAAGACATAAATCAAATCGCACTGGAAAGTAAATATGTGGAGAAGGGAGATTTTGTAATTAATCTTGCAGCTATGCCTATTACAGATAAGGGTATGGTTAATACACTTCGGGTTTCTGAGATCCTTTAAATAGAATTTAATTGAATATTAAAGCCGGAAAATTACTTTTTCCGGCTTTTTCTTATTTAGAATTCAAACTTAAGTTGCACGGCAATCTCATCTTTCTTTTCAGGTTTTTCAGTATTAAGATTGGAAAGGGATATGCCTAATAATCTTACAGAATTCTTCATCTTTTCCTGGTATAGCAGTTCCCGGGCAGTCTCCAGGACAAGGTCCCTGGAAGATATATAGTAAGGCAGGGTCTTGCTGCGGGTATGAAGACTAAAATCACTGTATTTTATCTTTAAAGTGATTGTCTTTCCAGCTACTTTACTTTTTTGTAGCCGGCGTTCAATCTCTTCGGCAATATTAGATAGTCGTTCCAGCATAAAAATCTCAGAGGATATATTCTCATCAAACGTCCTTTCGGCACCAAGGGATTTTCTTATCCTGTTTGGTTTTACCTCACTAAGATGTATTCCCCGTACCACATTATAATAATGAGCTCCGCTCTTTCCAAAATGTTCAGTGAGAAATTCTTCACTCTTCTGCTTTAGGTCAAATCCTTTAAAGATTCCCAGCTGGTACATTTTCTCAGCAGTAACTTTTCCCACCCCATGAAACTTCCTTATTTGCAGATTTTCCAGAAATTCTTCTACTTCTTCGGGGTTGATGGTTTTTTGTCCATTTGGTTTATTGATATCGCTAGCGACCTTGGCAATAAATTTATTTATTGAAATTCCGGCTGAGGCATTTAGCCCTGTTTCCAATTTAATTTTCTCCCGTATTTCGCGCGCAATGAGGGTGGCACTGGGATGGCCTTTTTTATTTTGGGTGACATCAAGATATGCTTCATCCAGGGAAAGTGGCTCCACCAGGTCTGTGTACTCCAGAAATATAGCCCTTATTTTATTCGAGATTTGCCGGTACCTTTCAAAACGTGGTTTAACAAATATTAGGTGAGGACAATTTCTTTTAGCTATAATGCTGCTCATCGCACTGCGCACCCCAAATTCCCTGGCCTCATAACTTGCTGCAGCTACAACCCCGCGTTCCTCACTGCCCCCAACCGCTATGGCTTTTCCACGTAATTCAGGATTGTCCAGCTGCTCTACAGAGGCATAAAATGCATCCATATCAATATGAATGATCTTCCTCAAATAATTTTCTTCTCCCACCCTGTAAATTTAATAAAACTACTATTTAAAGAAATACAGCTTAGTATTTTAGTTATCGCAGGATACTTCGAATATTGCACGTAAAAAACTATCTTTAAACTATAGACGAAGTGGAAGTTAAGCTTTCATGTTCAAAAGGGGCAATTATGAAAACAGCAATCATACTTGGAGCAACAGGCCTTACCGGAGGAATTTTGCTTCAAAAATTACTTGAGGATCCTAATTATTCAAAGGTCAAACTTTTTTCCAGAAGCAGTGTAGCTGTTAAAGATAATAAGATCGAGGAGTACCTGATAGACCTTTTTAAGCTTGAAGACCAAAAACAGCTTTTCACAGGAGATGAAGTATATTGCTGTGTGGGAACTACAAAAGCCAAAACTCCCAATGAGGAAACCTATCGTAAGGTCGATTATGGTATACCGGTTGCTGCCGCAAAGCTGGCTGCTGAAAATAACATCCCTGTTTACACTGTAATTTCTGCCCTGGGTGCCAGCAGCGAAAGCAAGATCTTCTATAACAGGATCAAAGGTGAAATGGAAAAGGACATCCTGGAACAAAAGCTGCCAAATACTTATATCTTTCAGCCTTCCTTGATTGCAGGAGACCGTGTTGAAAGCCGAACAGGGGAGAATATAGCTAAAAAAGTCATGAAGGTTTTAAATCCTCTAATGATTGGTCCATTAAAAAAATACAGATCCATACAACCGGCGATAATAGCAGCAGCAATGATCAAGGTAGCAGGAGAGGGATATACAAAGACTTTTATCCCTTCCAATGAAATAAAAGAAATAGCAGGTAAGGAGGATTAAATATGATAGAGATTGAAAGAAAATTCCTTGTAAAATCCAATACGTACCGGCTAAAGGCTTTTCAGGAAACAAGAATTTCACAGGGTTTCCTCAATACGCATCCGGAACGTACAGTTCGTATAAGGATCATGGGATATGGAGCATTTATCACCATAAAAGGAAAGTCTTCCAGTGATGGCCTCCAAAGGTATGAATGGGAAAAAGAAATAGACGTTACAGATGCTGAGGACCTTCTAAAATTATGTGAACCCGGAATTATCGAAAAACAACGTTACCTGGTGAAACACGGAAAGCATATATTTGAAATAGATGAATTTTCAGGAGAAAATGATGGGCTGGTGGTTGCTGAAGTGGAGTTAAATCACCTTTCCGAAGAAATTGAACCGCCCGCCTGGCTTGGAGAGGAAGTCACGGGACAAACCAAATATTATAATTCTCAATTAATTAAAAATCCATATAGGAACTGGAAATAATGAATTCTTATGAAAAGATATATTCTGTTATCATTACTTGGTCTGGCAGCCTGTAATCAACCGGTCGAAAAAGTGCGGGGAGTTCCTGCACCTGCTGCAGTCGAAGTTCAAAAGCCCTCGATTGATGTACAGGCACAGGAACTACGCGATAAAGGCTATCAAACTTTTATGTACGGGGAGGGAGACTCCACGTATCTTATGCAGCAATATTATATTGTATTTCTTAAAGCAGGTAAAAACAGGTCTCAGGATTCTACAGAAGTTGCAAGGCTTCAAAAGGAACATCTTGCACACTTGAGCAGGATGTATGAGGAAGGATATTCCAGTCTTACCGGGCCCATGGGTGATGATGGAGAACTTCGCGGAATAGTTATTTACAACACTCCTACTCAAGAAGAAGCAGATAGCCTTGCCCGTCTTGACCCTATGGTAAAGGCAGGAAGACTTGAAGTGGAGGTTAAACCCTGGTGGACAGCTAAAGGAGGTAAGTTAAACTAAGTTAATTCCTTTTTAAGCAGCTAAAAGACTATTATCTTAAAATCAAAAAGATATGCAATTTCAAAACAGCAACAGCGAGGCCCGTGGGGTTATTACTGCCAAAGACAGGGATAAAGAAGCGGGAAAGATCAACTATTCAATTAGCGAGGAACAAAAGCTCACTATTGAACATACAGAAGTAGATCCCGATTACCAGGGGCAGGGGGTGGGAAAAAAGCTCGTAGACGAAGCTACCGATTTCGCCAGGAAAAATAATATGAAGATCATACCTAAGTGCCCTTATGCAAGAAAGATTATGGAGCGGGCAGATAAGTATAAGGATGTTCTGGCTTAACAAGGCCTTTTTTATAATCCTTGCCTGTATTGTCGTTTTTCCTGAAGGAAAGTATTGATCCTGTTCACAAGGGGGATACTTATAAAAATACTTGTCAAAGCATCTGTAACCCAATGGGCTCCTGCCCATAATCTTGAAAGTGGTGCGATAGAACCAAAGAGATAAAGGCCAATTTACAAGGCGGGTTGTCTTACCTGTGTAGCTAGTGCATATGCAGTGGTAAAAGACAAAATGGAATGACCAGAGGGAAAAGAGTAATATGAATTTTCCCTGCTTCCAGGTTTAAAGCTAAATTTCCCCTCTTCGCGCAAAGGCCTTGCCCGGCCTGTTATTATTTTAAGGATGGTTTGAAGAAGCCCTGCAGCAAGAGAGGATGTTATTAAAAGCGTCCCGGCTTTTCTAACTTCTTCATTTCTAAAGAAAAATCCATAAAGATAAAATCCTGCATTTATCATATAATGATTTTCAGGACTGCCGTAGTACCAGCCAAAATTCTTCAAGACCACGAGTGCAGTCTCACCCCGCCGCCTGAACCAGTTGCTTATCTCTTCATCGTACCGGTAAAGGGATAATATGGTGAACGCCATTGCAGCGAGAATTAATAGGTCTCTTGCTTTCAATTTGCGGGGACCCAGGTAAACATCCTTTATTCCAAGGAAAATACTTTTTGCATCATAGTTGAGAATTTTGAGGCCGGGTTGGGTTTTTCTATACGATGCCAAGGCCGTTTTCACCAGGAAGCCAGCAGTAAGAATCAAAATCGATTTTTTCAGTAATGGTAAAAAAGCCATTTTCTAAGGTTGAACCTTAAAATTAGGAATTACACCACATTCTTCTTAAAAAGTAGTGTTAACTCCTTCATCCTAAACCCTTATTTACTGCCATCCCCCACCTAGAGCCTGGTATAGCTCCACAACAGCATTTAACCTGTTAAATCGTGCATTTACAAGTTCGAGCTGGGAGTTGAGAGCATTTTCCCTGGCAGTCAGGACTTCGAGGTAATTGGCATAACCATAATTTAACAATTCCTCTGAAAAGGACATAGCCTGGTCGTAAGCATCAAATTCGTTATTCTTGATCTCAATAGTTTCAGTTGCCGCCTGGAAATTATAAAGAGCATCTGAGACCTCCCTGGAAGCTATGAGAAGGGAGCGTTGAAACTCAAGCAAGGCTATTTCCTGCCTTGCCTGTGAGGCTTCAAATTCAGTTCGTATTTGCCTGCGATTAAAAACCGGTTGAGCTATTGAAGCCGCGAGATTTGCAAAAAGCGAATTCACATTGAATAACTCTGCCAAATCCAGACTTTGAAAACCGCCGGCTGCAGTTAAGCTAAGTGAAGGATAAAAATTGCTGCGGGCAACATTTGTTAGTTCAAAGGCATTTCGCAGGTTATATTCTGCAGCAATTACATCTGGTCGGTTTCCCAACAACTCTCCCGGAACACCTGTGTGCAGGGGCGTATTGATCTCCTGTTGATCCAGGTTACTTCTTTCGATACTCCGTGGGGCATCTCCCAGGAGGATAGATAATGTGTTTTCCAATAAACGTAGCTGGTTTTCCAGCTGCACGACAACTGCCTGGGCCGTATACAACTGGGCTTCGGTTTGTTTCACTCCTACCTCTGTCACATTCCCTGCTTCTTTAAGAGCCCGGGTTATCTCGAGGCTATTTTCCCGGTTCCCCACCGTTTCCCGGGTTATTTTTATTTGTTCATCCAGGGCAAGGATCTGGTAATAAGTAGAGGCTATAGCAGCAATAAGCTCTGTCTTTACTGCCTGGTGTGCGGCAACACTTTGAAGGTAGGAGGCCTGGAAAGCCCTATCTGTACTGCGTATCCTTCCCCAAATATCTGCTTCCCAGGATAAATTTCCGGTTGCTTCATATTGGGTAATGGAGCCATCAAAGAGGCGTCCAAACTGGCTGTTCCTGGAGAGGATCTGGTGGTTGACTCCCGCTCCAAGGTTAAAAGTGGGAAAATATCCTGCACGGCCTTGTTTAACATAGGCCTCTGCCGCCTTGATTTGCTGCAGGGCTACCCTTATGTCTATATTATTTTCAAGACCTTCTTCAATATATGCCTGTAATACGGGATCCTGGAATAATTCCTTCCAGGAAACCAGCGCCATACTTAAACTATCTGCAGGCAATTGATCTGTTCTGTACGATTCCCGGACTTCTACCGTAGGCCTGTTATAATCTTTTGCCACAAAACATGATTGAAGCAAAAGAGATACACTAATTAAAAGGAAAAATTTTCTCATAGTTCTCACTCCTCATTTTTTTTTGCTGCAGGCTGTGGCGGCCCACTTACTTTTTCATGCAGGTATTGGAAAAGCATGTAGAGAATTGGAATAATAAATACCCCAATTACTGTCCCTGCCAAAAGTCCTCCAACAGCACCTGTTCCAATAGAACGATTACCCACGGCACCAACCCCACCGGCCAGCACCAAAGGCATTAATCCCAAAATGAAAGCGAAAGAGGTCATCAATATGGGTCGCAGCCTTACTTTTGCTGCATCAATGGCAGAATCTACAATACTCATCCCATCCCTCCTTCGTTGAATTCCAAATTCTACAATAAGGATTGCGTTTTTAGCCAGGAGCCCCAACAGCATTATAAGGGCTATCTGGAAAAAAATATTATTCTGAAGCCCGGTAAGCCAGGTGGTAACGAAGGCTCCCATAATTCCTATGGGAAGTGAAAGCAATACGGCAAAGGGAATTATATAGCTTTCATATTGGGCAGCCAGAAGGAAATAAACAAATAGAATACTTAAAAGGAAAATTGTCACCGCCTGTCCCCCCGCAGATATCTCTTCTCTTGTCAATCCCGAATATGCAATGTCAAAACCTTGCGGAAGTTCTTCTGCCAGCCTGTTCACATCACCAATGGCATCACCAGAACTAAATCCTGGTGCAGCAGATCCTGTGAGTTTTACAGCGTTAAAAAGGTTGAACCTGCTTACAGATTGCGGGCCGTAAACCCTTTCCAACGAAATAAACTGGTTAATGGGTGCCATCTCTCCACCCTCAGTTCTTACATACATCATATCCAGGCTTTGAGGGGTATTGCGATCTTCAGGTAGAGACTGGATGTAGACCCTGTACTGCTTTCCAAAGCGGCTAAAGTCTGCAGCGAATATGCCTCCAATATAGCCTTGCAACACACTTAGTATCTCGTTCACAGAGACTCCGCTCTGTTTTGCTCTGGCAATATCTATATCTATTTGGTATTGGGGGAATTCGGTATTAAAAGGATTATTTGCAAAAGCAATTGAATTTTGTGCTGAAAGAGCTCCGCTGAATTCGGTCGCTACCCGGTCAAGTTCACTAAATTCTCCCCCGGTACGATCCAGCAATTGCACTTCAAAACCTTCAGAAGCCCCAAAACCGGGAATACTTGGAGGCTGGAAGAAATTGATCGTGGCATCTGGTGCAGTACTGGCCGCAATGCGGTTTAACTTTTGAGTAATGACCTCTATTGAAAGGCTGTCTTCCGTACGGTTATCCCAATTATCAAGGGGAATAAACCCCAGGGCATAAGAACCTCCTGCTCCAGAGAAGAAATTCCTGCCGTTGATCATAGAAGCCCCTCTTACGCCGGGGATCTCGATTACTTCTCTATATAACCTTTCCGTCACTTCAGCAGTCCTGTCCAGCGATGCCCCTGCCGGCAATTCGAGGTTCATAAATATGATCCCCCGGTCTTCAGTAGGAACAAATCCCGTTGGGGTATTCCTGGAAGCTAAAAATGTAAGGCCTACAGCGGCAACCAATATTACGGCGCTTATCCATTTGTGCCTGTATAAAAATCCTACAGATCTGGTATATTTTCTGGTTGTTGCCTCAAAACCGGCATTGAAAGCCATATAAAACCGCTGAAGAAAATTTTTCTTCTTTTCACCTTCATTATTATGCGGCTTTAAGAATAATGCACAAAGGGCAGGACTAAGGGTTAATGCGTTTACTGCTGAAATAAGTATGGCTACGATAAGGGTAACCCCAAATTGCTGATAGAATACTCCAGAGGGGCCTGTAAGAAATGTTACAGGAACAAAAACCGCTGCCATTACCAGGGTGATGGAAACTATCGCCCCGGCGATCTCATCCATCGCTGTCACAGTAGCAGCCTTTGCTGATTGCGCTCCTCCTTCAATTTTAGCATACACTGCTTCCACCACTACAATGGCATCATCTACCACGATCCCAATGGCGAGCACCAGGGCAAATAGGGTTAACATATTGATGCTATAACCAAATAGGTTAAGGAAAAAGAAGGTACCAATTATTGACACCGGCACCGCAATAGCGGGAATTAATGTCGCCTTGAAATCCTGAAGGAACAAAAGAACAACAAGGAAAACCAGTACGAAAGCTTCAATAAGGGTTGTCCTTACTTTGGAAATGGAAGCGCTTAGGAAATCATTGGTGTTGTAATTCACATAGTAATCCACACCCACAGGAAAATCCTTTTTTAAATTCTCCAGGGTTTCCTCAATGTCCAGAATGATCTCCTGGGCATTTGATCCCGGGGTTTGGAACACCCCCACGTTAATCCCGGGTAAACCATTTACAAGGATCTTGGAGGTATAGCCCTGGGCATCGAGTTCAACATTGGCCACATCCTTAAGGCGCAGGATGCGTCCATTTTCTTCAGCCCTTAGAATAATGTTCTCATATTCCTCCACGGTTTTGTAACGACCCCTATACCTGAGTACATATTCAAAGCTCTCCCCGCTGTTTTGACCAATAGATCCTGCTGCGGCTTCAAGACTTTGCTCGTTTAAAGCTGCTCTAATATCTGATGGGACAAGGTTATAACTCGCCATCCTTTCGGGCTGTAGCCAAATGCGCATGGCATAAGTCCTTCCCCCAAACGATCTCGCTTCCCCCACACCATTTATACGTTGGAGCTCAGGGATCATATTAATATTCATATAGTTTTCCAAAAAGGTGCCATCATATTCCTCATTGCTGGAATAAATGGAAAAGTACATGAGCGCACTGGTTTGCTGTTTTTGTACCGTAATACCATTTTGGATAACGGCTTGAGGTAAAAGCGCATTGGCCCGGGAAACACGGTTTTGCACATTCACTGCTGCAATATCGGGATCAATATCCTGGTCAAAGAAGACCTGTATGCTCCCATTACCATCATTACTCGCACTGGAAGTGATGTAGGTCATTCCTTCCACCCCGTTTATTTGCTCCTCGATTGGAATTATAACACTCTCCAGTAGGGTTTCTGCATTAGCACCGGGATATCCTACATTAATTTGTACCGTGGGAGGAGCAATATCTGGGTATTGGGTAACCGGAAGGGTTTGCATGCTCAGTAAACCCAGGATCACCAGGATAATTGATATTACTGTAGACAGTACCGGCCGTTCAATGAATATTCTTAACATAGTATTCTATTTAAAAACGGGTTGGATTTGTCCAGCGATGCTATCTAATTCTGTAGGATTTGGAGTGATCCTTTGGCCATCCCTTAATTTGGCAACTCCTTCTGCTACAATCCTGTCCCCTGCATTTATACCAGCTTGCACAATAAGTAGGTCACCAATTTTTTTATTTCCCTGTAGTAAAGTATTACGCACGGTGTCTCCTTCATCCAGCCTGAATGTGTAGATCCTTCCCTGGGCTTCATATGTAGCTTTTGAAGGGATCACCATCACATTTTCATAGGTTCGTGGAATGAGGATTCGACCGGAATTTCCCGTAGCAAGTAGTCCTTCCGGATTTGGGAAGGTAGCTCTAAAATTCACGGTCCCGGTCCCTGCATCTACCTGTGGGTTAATAGTCTTTATTTCTCCCTCATATTTATATTCCCTGTCACCAGCAAGTATGAGTTTTACCGGGGGCATATTATCAAGCTTTTCCTGCCGGGAATTACCCTCTGCCTCTTCCATGAACTCATAATAATCTGCCTCATTCATAGCAAAGAAGGCATAAACTTCTTCTGCCTGGGATACAGTCGTGAGCGGTTGTGCATCTCCCGGGCTTACCAAATTCCCACTTCTAAAATTGATTGCACCTACATAGCCGTCCACGGGACTTTTAATGTTGGCATATCCTATGTTTGCTGTGATGCTGTTGTAATTGCTTTTTGCCTGGGAAAGTTGAGCCTTTGCCGTTTCAAGCTGCACTTCACTAATAATATTCTTTTCAACAAGTGGCACCAGTTTATCAACTTCCACCTGAGCGGCATTAACGGCAGCCCTGGCAGCTTCAGCGTCCTGGGTGAGAGATTCTGTTTCAAGAGTAAAAAGGAGCTGTCCTCGCTTCACCTGTTCCCCCTCATCTACCAGTACCCGGGTTATATATCCCGGAACTTTTGCCCTTACAGCACTGTTAATGGTACCTTCAATATTTGCCGGGAATGAGGAGTAATCTGTCACCGTGCGTACAGGTACTTCTATAACTGGATAGGTTGCGGGTGCCTGGGCCTGCTCCTGGTTCTTGTCCCCGCAGGAAAGAAGTATCATGCCAAGGCATACTATTGAGAATATCTTTTTCATAAAGATAATAACTTGCAGATTTATTAAAGATTTCTTTGGCTAATCTTTTCTTTCAATTTTTGGATTGAGGTGGTAGCTTCATTTAAAAAGGTGAGATAATCCCTTTGGAACTCAAGGTCAAACAAGACCCCCTGTTCTTTTTCGGCCAGCTCATTGTGCTTTTTCTTATATACCAGGACCTTCTCGTGAACATTCTTTTGGGATTCCCACTTAACCAGCATATCATCTAACACGTTAACCATGAGGGAAGGATTGATAGTAAAATACCTTTTCCGGTCACCGGTTTTTGTGAAATATTGTACGCGGTTGGTTGCCTGCAGGTACTCCAAATGAGTTGAAACGGTGCTCTTACTGGTGTTTAGGTCATTTACCAACTCATCAAATGTTATTCCCTGCTTGCCGGTAAGGATGACAGTTGCAAAAATACGGGCCGCCAGGGGAGCGAGATTCTCCTTTTCAAATAGTACCCCCATTTGTTCTATGAGTTCCATTTTTTCCCGCCGAAGTTCGCTTTTAGTCATTTCAAGGTTTTAGGGCTGCAAAACTATCGATTAGTTCGGATTAAACCGAACCATCAAAACCTAATTTATTGTTAAAAAAAATCCCGCTAGATAAAAATAGCGGGAGGTTTTTTATGGTAGAAATGGTTAACTCTTATTCGGCTTTCTCATTTTCAGTATAGATCCCTAATGTAAGTTCCCCATCCCTGTTCATAGCTGCACGATACATCCCGGCTGAATTAAATTCCATAGCGATATTGCCTTTGGCATCGATGGCTATGATCCCGCCTTCTCCTCCAAGTTCTGTAAGCTTATCCTGTATTACTGCGGTAGCTGCTTCCTGTAAACTCATTTTGCGGTATTCCATCATTGCAGAAATATCGTAAGCCACTACCCCGCGAATGAAATACTCTCCCCAGCCTGTGGCAGAGACTGCACAGGTAGCATTATTGGCATAAGTACCGGCACCAATTATTGGCACGTCGCCAATGCGGTTCCATTTTTTATTTGTCATTCCCCCTGTAGAAGTACCTGCTGCGATATTTCCATTCTTATCCAGGGCGACTGCACCAACAGTTCCAAATTTAGAATCTTTGATAAAAGGATCCAAAAGAGCCATTTTTTCTGCATCGTGGTCCAGTTCTGTTTTTTCTGAATCTTTAATCCTTTGCAGGGCATTAAATCGTTTTTCATCAAAAAAGTAAGATGGGTCTACTACCTCAATACCTCTTTCACCGGCAAACTGCTCTGCTCCTTTGCCTGAAAGTAATACGTGGGGTGAATTCTTCATAACCTCAAATGCAAGGTTTATCGGGTTTTTTACTGTGGTTACTCCCGCAATAGCGCCGGCGTTCAAGGTTTCCCCATCCATAATGGCTGCATCGAGCTCATTGGTTTCCTCATTTGTAAAAACAGCTCCTTTCCCTGCATTGAAAAGCGGGGAATCCTCCATAACATTTATAGTTCGCTGGATGGCCTCTATAGAAGAACCCCCATCGGCCAGGATCTGGTGCCCTGTGCGAATGGCTTCCTCCAGCACCTCTTTATAGGCAGCCTCCAGGGAGTCTGTCATATTTTCTTTGAGTATGGTTCCAGCACCACCATGAATAACAATCCCAAAATTGTCACCCTGTATATTATCAGATTGTGGTGGGGCGGCAGTTTCGCCAATTGGTTTTTTTTCTTCTGCTGCCTGGTTGCAGGAAAATGCTACGGTAAGGGATAAAAGGAGTAAGATTTTTTTCATTGTGATATTTGTTGATAAGCAAGGTTTAAAAGTATGAAAATAAATTTTAGCTTTTCAGGCAATTGAGAACTGTTGGGCTAATTGAACCGCGTGAGGGATAGGAGCGTAAAGCCCGGAGCCCTTTTTGCGGGCGAGGACTTGAAGCGTATAGCCCGGTGCCGGGGCACACGCCCAATTCATTTCAACGAAGAACAGCTTTTGTAAGAGATAATGCTTAATTTTAAGAAATAAAAACAATAGCTATGGCGATCAATAAACCTTTCAATCTCAATAAGTGGATAGAACAAAATCGAGATCTTCTAAAGCCACCGGTTGGAAATAAGAATGTCTACAAAGAATCTGAAGATTACATCGTAATGGTGGTAGGAGGCCCAAATGCACGTAAAGACTATCATTACAATGAGACCGAAGAACTATTTTATCAACTGGAGGGTACTATAGAGGTGCATGTGCAGGAAAATGGTGAAAAAAAAACCATGCAGCTGGGACCTGGAGATATGTACCTTCACCCGGGTAAGATCCCTCACTCTCCTGTGCGTCACGAAGGTTCCATTGGTCTTGTCATAGAAAGAAAGAGATTGGGAGAAGAAGGGGAAGACGGCTTGTTATGGTTTTGTGATAATTGTAATAATAAGTTATATGAAGTGTATTTTCCACTTGAAAATATTGAGACAGATTTCCTAAAACATTTTAAGCATTTCTACCAAAGTAAAGAGCTGCGCACCTGTGATAATTGCGGTACCGTAATGGAGGCAGATGAAAGGTTTATGGCTGCTGAAAAAGGCTAGAATTTGATATATGCCTTTCCTTTTAGAAATCGTATTTTAGCAGAAACAAACAAAAAACAGATAAAAACAGACATTTAATGAGTGAAATTGCCGAAAAATTTGGGATTAAGCAGGCACTAAAAGATCTGGGAATAGAAGACGTAAATAATGGTACCTCTACGGGTAAGGATTTCTTTGGGAGTGGAGATATTATAGAGTCATATTCTCCGGTTGATGGTGCTTTAATTGGAAAGGTCAAAGCAACTACCCGCGAGGATTATGAAAAAGTGATGAGTGCTGCTACAGCAGGTTTTAAGACCTGGAGGAAAATGCCATCACCACAGCGGGGTGAAATAATAAGAAAATTTAATGAAGAATTGCGCCGGCTAAAAGAGCCACTTGGAAAACTGGTGTCCTACGAAATGGGAAAAAGCTACCAGGAGGGCCTTGGAGAGGTGCAGGAAATGATAGATATATGTGACTTTGCCGTAGGATTATCCAGGCAATTGCACGGTCTTACAATGCATAGTGAGAGACCGGGGCACAGGATGTATGAGCAGTACCACCCTCTGGGGGTAGTTGGAATTATTTCTGCTTTTAATTTCCCTGTGGCCGTATGGTCATGGAACACGGCGCTTGCCTGGGTTTGTGGTGATGCCTGTGTTTGGAAGGGATCTGAGAAAACCCCTATAACCTCTGTAGCTTGCCAGAAGATCGCAGCACGGGTGTTTAGTGAAAATGGTGTGCCTGAAGGGATCTCCTGTTTGATAACCGGTGATTATACTGTGGGAGAAATGATGACTACAGATGAGCGAATTCCTCTCATCTCTGCCACAGGATCCACGAGAATGGGAAAAATAGTAGCAGCAAAAGTTGGCGAGCGTCTTGGAAAATCCTTATTGGAGCTGGGAGGT
Protein-coding sequences here:
- the amaB gene encoding L-piperidine-6-carboxylate dehydrogenase, which gives rise to MSEIAEKFGIKQALKDLGIEDVNNGTSTGKDFFGSGDIIESYSPVDGALIGKVKATTREDYEKVMSAATAGFKTWRKMPSPQRGEIIRKFNEELRRLKEPLGKLVSYEMGKSYQEGLGEVQEMIDICDFAVGLSRQLHGLTMHSERPGHRMYEQYHPLGVVGIISAFNFPVAVWSWNTALAWVCGDACVWKGSEKTPITSVACQKIAARVFSENGVPEGISCLITGDYTVGEMMTTDERIPLISATGSTRMGKIVAAKVGERLGKSLLELGGNNAIIVTPDADIKMTVIGAVFGAVGTAGQRCTSTRRLIIHESIYDKVKDAIVAAYNQIRIGNPLDEKNHVGPLIDKDAVKNYQNALDKVVKEGGKILVEGGVLKGEGYESGCYVKPAIAEAQNHFEIVQHETFAPVLYIMKYSGNIENALELQNGVRQGLSSAIMTNNLREAEHFLSVAGSDCGIANVNIGTSGAEIGGAFGGEKDTGGGRESGSDAWKVYMRRQTNTINYTTELPLAQGIKFDL
- a CDS encoding 3-hydroxyanthranilate 3,4-dioxygenase; the protein is MAINKPFNLNKWIEQNRDLLKPPVGNKNVYKESEDYIVMVVGGPNARKDYHYNETEELFYQLEGTIEVHVQENGEKKTMQLGPGDMYLHPGKIPHSPVRHEGSIGLVIERKRLGEEGEDGLLWFCDNCNNKLYEVYFPLENIETDFLKHFKHFYQSKELRTCDNCGTVMEADERFMAAEKG